The following nucleotide sequence is from Sulfurospirillum arsenophilum NBRC 109478.
TAAAACAGGCGCTAGGGGTCTAAGAAGTATTATGGAAGATATTATGGTAGATGTGATGTATGAACTCCCAGAGCTGGGTGGTTATGAAGTGATGATTACCAAAGATGTGGTTACAAAAGGCGAAAAACCGCTTTATATCAAAAAAGATAAAAAAAGTGCGTAAAAAAGGATTGATGAAATGATTTTGGACAAGATAATAGGATTCTTCTCTAGTGATATGAGTATTGACCTTGGAACGGCAAATACATTAGTATTGGTCAAAGGTAAAGGTATTATTATCAATGAGCCTTCCGTTGTCGCCGTACAACGTAACCGCTATGGTAAACAAAATATCTTAGCAGTAGGTCAAGAGGCAAAAAATATGGTGGGTAAAACACCAGGTGATATTGAAGCGATCCGCCCAATGCGTGATGGCGTTATTGCTGATTTTGATATGACTGAAAAGATGATTCGTTACTTTATTGAAAAAGCACACAGAAGAAAAAGCTTTTTACGTCCTCGCATTATCATCTGTGTTCCATACGGTTTGACGCAAGTTGAGCGTAAAGCAGTACGTGAGTCTGCGATGAGTGCGGGTGCGCGTGAAGTTTTCTTGATCGAAGAGCCTATGGCAGCTGCGATTGGTGCAGGACTTCCTGTACGTGAACCACAAGGTAGTTTAGTGGTTGACATCGGTGGTGGTACCACTGAGATTGGTGTTGTATCTTTAGGTGGTTTGGTTATTAGCAAATCGATCCGTGTTGCGGGTGATAAGATTGATATGGCCATTGTTGATTATGTCAAGAAAAAATACAACCTATTGATCGGCGAGAGAACGGGCGAAGAGATTAAAATTGCTATTGGTTCAGCTGTTCCTATGGATGAGCCACTCTCTATGATGGTTAAAGGAAGGGATCAAGTCAGTGGACTTTTAAGTCGTATTGAGCTTAGCAGCGAAGATGTAAGAGATGCGATTAAAGAGCCACTTAAAGAGATTGCTGATGCGCTTAAAGATGTACTTGAAGTTATGCCTCCTGATCTCGCGGGTGATATCGTTGAAAACGGCGTTGTACTCACAGGTGGTGGTGCATTGATTCGTGGATTTGATAAATACCTTTCAGACATCGTTAAGTTGCCTGTTTTTGTTGCAGATGAACCACTTTTAGCGGTTGCAAAAGGTACAGGTAAAGCACTCGAAGAGATTGAACTTTTACAACAATTGTCGAATGAGTAAATTTAAAATTATCATTTTGCTTGGCATCTTTGTGTTTGTATCGTTTCGGTACAGCACAGAGGCGAGGCACATCATAGGTGGCGTCAACACAAAGATTCTTGCCTCCTATGTTGATATGAAAATGCGCATTCAAGAAAAAATTGATGAGCATTTCTCACAGCAAGAAGAGATCGTGCGCTTACGTGCTGAAAATCAAACGTTACAAAAATCAGCTGTTCTTTCCATTGCATTTGCCAGTAAGCTTAGTGATCTACTGAAAGAACACAATAGCACAGCTGGGTATCATCCAAATGTTGCAATGGTTGAGTCTATTGGCTATGCCAACCTCAATGATTATGGAAAAGTGTGGTTAAAATTTGACGCATTTAACAAAAGCAAGATTTATGGATTATTGCAACAAGGTTATGCTGCGGGTATTGTTGTCGAAAATGATGGTCATCCACAAGGGTTGCTTTTAAGCGATCCAAAAGCAATTTTTGCAGTGTATATCGGTAATCAAAAGATGCAAGGGGTAGCCCAAGGCAATCGTAAAGAGGTCCTTGTCAAATACATTTCACAGTGGCTACAGCCTCAAGTGGGAGATGAAGTGATTACCAGTGGACTGGATCAAATCTTTTTTGAGGGAATTAAAGTCGGTGTTGTAACCGAAGTCATTGATGAAGAGTCTTCTAAAACGGTGGTCGTAAAACCGTATGTAACCACGCATGTACCTTCTTACATGCATGTCATTATGCAAAACTAGTCTTGAACCCAGAGCCTAAGAGGTGTTGGGTTGAATACTACAAGTAGATTAAAGGAAAGAGATGCCAAAACGTCAAGATATTAAAACCATATTATTAATCGGATCAGGTCCTATTGTTATCGGGCAGGCATGTGAGTTTGACTATTCAGGAACCCAAGCGGCGAAAACTTTGAAAGAGCTCGGATACAGAGTGGTACTTGTCAACTCCAATCCAGCGACCATTATGACAGACCCTGAATTTGCAGATCGCACCTATATTGAACCGATTACACCTGAAGTTATTGCACGTATTATTGAAAAAGAGGGTGTTGATGCTGTGCTCCCAACCATGGGTGGACAAACTGCACTCAATGTTGCTATGACGATGCATGAACAAGGAATGCTGAAAGATATTATATTTTTAGGTGCCAACCCAGAAGCTATTAAAAAAGGTGAAGATAGACAAGCCTTTAAAGAGGCGATGATCAAAATTGGTATGGACTTACCTATCAGTGCCTATGCGTATAATTTAGAAGAAGCGTATGCCGCAGCGGAGAAAATTGGCTTTCCTCTCATCATTCGTGCATCTTATACCTTAGCCGGTGGCGGTAGTGGCGTTGCGTATAACATCGATGAGTTCAAAGAGCTTGCGATGGCAGGAATTGATGCAAGTCCTATTAATGAAATTTTGATCGAAGAGTCTTTACTTGGCTGGAAAGAGTATGAGATGGAAGTTATTCGCGATCATGCCGATAACTGTATCATCGTTTGTTCAATTGAAAACTTTGACCCAATGGGTGTACATACGGGAGATTCCATTACCATTGCTCCAGCACTTACTTTAACCGATAAAGAGTACCAACGTATGCGTAATGCGTCGTTTGCGATTCTTCGTGAAATTGGTGTGGATACTGGTGGTAGTAACGTACAATTTTCTATTTGTCCTGAAACAGGTCGTATGACGGTTATCGAGATGAACCCACGTGTAAGCAGAAGTTCTGCCCTTGCTTCCAAAGCGACAGGTTATCCTATCGCCAAAGTTGCTACTCTTTTAGCGGTTGGTTTTACACTCGATGAGATTAAAAACGATATCACTGGAACTGCTGCAAGTTTTGAGCCTGTTATTGATTACATCGTTACTAAAATTCCTCGCTTTACG
It contains:
- a CDS encoding rod shape-determining protein, which encodes MILDKIIGFFSSDMSIDLGTANTLVLVKGKGIIINEPSVVAVQRNRYGKQNILAVGQEAKNMVGKTPGDIEAIRPMRDGVIADFDMTEKMIRYFIEKAHRRKSFLRPRIIICVPYGLTQVERKAVRESAMSAGAREVFLIEEPMAAAIGAGLPVREPQGSLVVDIGGGTTEIGVVSLGGLVISKSIRVAGDKIDMAIVDYVKKKYNLLIGERTGEEIKIAIGSAVPMDEPLSMMVKGRDQVSGLLSRIELSSEDVRDAIKEPLKEIADALKDVLEVMPPDLAGDIVENGVVLTGGGALIRGFDKYLSDIVKLPVFVADEPLLAVAKGTGKALEEIELLQQLSNE
- the mreC gene encoding rod shape-determining protein MreC; this encodes MSKFKIIILLGIFVFVSFRYSTEARHIIGGVNTKILASYVDMKMRIQEKIDEHFSQQEEIVRLRAENQTLQKSAVLSIAFASKLSDLLKEHNSTAGYHPNVAMVESIGYANLNDYGKVWLKFDAFNKSKIYGLLQQGYAAGIVVENDGHPQGLLLSDPKAIFAVYIGNQKMQGVAQGNRKEVLVKYISQWLQPQVGDEVITSGLDQIFFEGIKVGVVTEVIDEESSKTVVVKPYVTTHVPSYMHVIMQN